Part of the Salinigranum rubrum genome is shown below.
TACTTCCTCTACAGCGAGGGCGACGACATCATCGTCGCCGTGTTGCTCAGTTCGACGGCGCTCGGCTTTTACCGTCTCGCGTACCAGCTATCGAACGCGCCCGGAACGGAGGTGTCCGAAGTCATCCGTGACGTCACGTTCCCCGCGTTCTCACAGGTCCAAGACGACATCGAGGCGCTCAGACGGGGCTTCTTCCAGTCGTTGCGGCTCACGACGCTCGTCTCGTTCCCGATGGCGTTCGGCATCGCGGCCGTCACGCCCGTGTTCGTCCGCGCGTTCCTCGGGACGAAGTGGGTCCCGATGATCACGACGATGCAGATACTCGCCGGTTACGGCCTCCTCCTCTCCGTCACGTCGTCGTACGGCTCCGTGTTCAGAGCCGTGGGGCGGCCCGACTACGGGACGAAACTCGGGGCGACCCGCGTCGTCCTGATGGCGATACTCATCGTCCCGGTGACGATGCGGTTCGGCATCGAGGGGACGGCGGCGCTCGTCGTCGGCCTGTTCGCCTTCCCCATGTTCCAACTGGACACCTATCTGCTCTTGAAGTGTCTCGACACCACGTGGACTCGGGTCCTGCGTGAACTGATCTACCCGTTCGTCGCGGCCGCAATCATGGCCGGAGCCGTCGTCTACACCGACCGGATGCTGACGCTGGACCCCCTCGCACTGGAGTTCGGCGTCCTCATCCTCGTCGGCGTCGTCGTGTACACCGTCGTCGTCTCGGCCCTCGAGTTCCAGTTCGACTGGGGGATCGAACGGCAACTGCGGACGATGGTCGACACCGTGTTGAACTGACCCGTTTAAGCGACCTATTACAAACCCCCGAAGGCGTCCATCACCGGATATGCGGTTTCGACACGAGCGAATCGACGCATCACCGCCGACACAACGACTCACCTTCTGTGAGACGACGGATCTGACCGGCAACGGACGGCCGGACGTCATCGTCGGCGGGAAGGGGGTCGAGAGCAACCTCTGGCTCCTCGGGAGCAGAACGTCGTATCCGAACCCGCGACGACTGCTCCGCGAGAAGACCGGCATCCGCGCGGCGAACGTCTTCTGGTACGAGAACCCCGGGTGGGAGCGCCACGCCATCACCGACACCGGCCGGTTCGAGGTCGGTGCCGCCGTCGGTGACATCACCGGCGACGGACGGGAC
Proteins encoded:
- a CDS encoding lipopolysaccharide biosynthesis protein, with amino-acid sequence MLDRLKQLFADASPSGGVAEQAIKSGMWVMSMNVSDRLLQLLLTVILASLLTPADFGLMGIALLGLSSLRRVSKLGLDESLIHQHEENVDRYLDTALTLKTIRGLLIVVFLYVAAPFIAGFLNEPRATDVVRVVGVSPLLISLHNPAVVYFKKNLDFNFQFLYNVSGSLARFAVGLGWALVFQNVWALVFGFLAADVARLIVSYAAHDYRPWPRFNRGRAKEMIGYGKWITGSSLVYFLYSEGDDIIVAVLLSSTALGFYRLAYQLSNAPGTEVSEVIRDVTFPAFSQVQDDIEALRRGFFQSLRLTTLVSFPMAFGIAAVTPVFVRAFLGTKWVPMITTMQILAGYGLLLSVTSSYGSVFRAVGRPDYGTKLGATRVVLMAILIVPVTMRFGIEGTAALVVGLFAFPMFQLDTYLLLKCLDTTWTRVLRELIYPFVAAAIMAGAVVYTDRMLTLDPLALEFGVLILVGVVVYTVVVSALEFQFDWGIERQLRTMVDTVLN